From the Hoplias malabaricus isolate fHopMal1 chromosome 13, fHopMal1.hap1, whole genome shotgun sequence genome, the window cctaCCTCCACTTTACTGATTATTAGCTGGTAGTCGATGCTTGTGGAGGCTTTAGATGTGAAGCGCGCAGATGAAAAATTTTCTCCATATGCATTAGGAGAGCTGTGAGAATAATAAAATCTCAACACAAACTGAGGAACTGCTTGTGGAATCTGTTTATACCAGGAGACATAGCCATCATCCTTTGCGACGTTACAGTCCAGACTGACAGTGCGGCCCGGCTCTGTTTGCACTGAAGGGGTTTGTGTCAGAACTCTTTGTGAACTGACCCCTGAAACATAAAGCAACATTGAAGTGTATGAGCATCAgtcacatttcacacacactcctagtcacacacacacctcatcagTGTAGAGAGAAAAGCAGGAGGAGAGATCTTACATGCCAGAGCAGGGAGTAGAACACAGAGAGTTGGCAGCATGTTGTCTGTGTGATCAGCAGAGGGATGAACAGAGTGGAGgatgaagagagaagagagtggaGGGAGCTTTCATAGGGAACTGAGGGAGGGACCTGAATCTCTAATCAGCCAATCAGCTGAGACTTTCTTCACTGACACGACTATAGTGCACTGTTCCTGCAGTGGAGAATAGTCTCAAACGTAGTTCAAATGTTTAATGTTCACgtgcattatttaaatatttaagtgtTACTTGTGACacgagtgtttgtgtgtgtgtgtgtgtgtgtgtgtgcaggaaaatggagaaagagagaggggacaatgaatgaaattatgCATTGTTCCCATAGTGCATTAGGTGCTCTCTTCTTTATAAAGTGgattttgtgtatttacagttgtTGTTTGTGGTTAATATGTAATATGGTATATTTATGTGTTGTTGAATTATGTTTAAGGCTCCCTCTTATGCTGGGTTACATCACTGCTGTGATTTGTGTGTTCCCTCTGGTTTCCCCCTCAGTGAGGAGCTGAGTGTTATCTGTGAAGTCAGTGTCCACACAGTGACTGAGAGTGTTGTGTAATGTTGCATCAGTACAGAACCAGTGCACTGGAAGACCTGCTGTCTGAGTTACTGTCTTACACAGGAAGTCTTCAGTACTCATTTAGTCAGAAACCACGGATTCACTCCTGTCAAGGTACTTTTCCTTCACTGAGAGGAAGTTAGAAGACAGTGTAACCAGAATTAAAGAAATGACCCTCTGTGTTGTGCAAAAGCTGGAGgctaaatgtaattaatttcccACTGCAGCATCCCttaagtatttattattttcagtatCAGGACATTAAAGAAATCACACAGAACATTATACAATAGTGATACATTGACCGAGCATGTGGACTGTGTGAAgtaaatctgaaatctagtaAAATCTGAAGCCTGTGTTCAGAATGTGTCACTTCATGCAGTTATTTTGCTCTAAACTTGAGCGTATCAGTTTTAGGTTAAAACACTAGTGTCTGGGTGAGCTGGAGATGAAGATATGGATGAGTGTTGTGGTCTAGTCCCAGCACAAGACAGTGGATTTGAAATTCTGTAATATCATTCAATTAAAAGTGCAGTAATGAgagtaaacagcacttaaaggTAACACTGGTAATGAGGGATATACTGTAGTCTGGTGATCCATTGCTGATTGTTTGTTCAAGAGAACTTTTAGGAAATGGAATGTGTTTTCTCAGGTTACTTTCATTGTGggagatcattcattcattcattgtctgaaaccacttatccagttcagggtcgcagtgggtctggagcctatcctgaatcactgggcacaaggcgagaacacaccctggaggaggcaccagtccttcgcagggtgacacacactccacctaccaacaagtgtttttggaccgtgggaggaaactggagcacccggagaaaacccatgcagacaggtGGGGAatacaccaaactactcacagacagttacctggaacaggactcaaacccacaacctccaggtctctggagttgtgtgacacagacactacccgctgcaccactgtgctgcccagtggCACATCAGTGTATGTGGATCATGTTACGCTGATGTAAGGCGTTGTATTTTTAGGAGTCCTGCCCTgtgactcttattggtgtagacTGCTGTTCTTCCCCAAGAAAGAAATCAAACCCTACTCTTCTGTGTAGAAAGAAGTGGACTTTTCCACACTAGactttattcttgaattattGCAAAAAAAATGCATGAGGTAAGAATTGTTTAAGCTTATCTTCAGCCTGACAGAGCAGCCAGAGAGCAGCCCTTTATACTCATTGTTAGTCGTATTGATAGATGACATCCAAAGATTTTCATTTAGTGATAAcattttgatttgtttaaagagcgttatagaagcattttcattttaatttaacaaataagAAGTCGTTTATtttatcaacatatttttcaaaacattatttttgttgGCTGCCTTTTAAAGCggaaatatattttcaataaatttagtgaacttttaaatgttaaacttCCCTCCTCCATTTCAGTATTGTAAGCTCTTATtgaggatattttacatctacagctgtgtgaaagcagaaGTGAATGTGAGCAGTGAGGAGGTTTTTGTCATGGTGTGAATCACTGTGGTACGTGTTCTTTAGCAGAGTTATCCCATGTGtgacagtaatacactgcagagtctcctaCCTCCACTGTATCAATAATCAAAGTGTAATCAGACTGAGACGAGTGTGTTGATGTGAATTTAGGAGACGAGAAGCCAGATCCATATGAAGGAGCGCTCCAGCCGTGATAATGTCTTAATACATATTGAGGAACCCCTCCTGGAACCTGTTTATACCATTGAGCAGCACTTCCAGTAACAGACCCCAGATTACAGTGCAGAGTGGTCTTCTCTCCTTTAGTGGCTGTGAGAACAGGGGGCCTCTGGGTCACcacagtcacaccactgacacctgcaataaaagcagcatccatGTTACATTAGTTGATGATGACTTTAGATGGAGATAAATGCTGAGGAACTCCAGTGTTGTGAAATCTTacatgagagagcagtgaagagagtgcagagtgctggcagcatcttgtcagtgtgtgatgactctctgtgctgagtgaagagatgagcagctggaggagcagataaaggagagagagcaggggtgtGCTATAAGAGTCAGGAGGGAAGAGGGAGGGCTCTATATACTaaaaatactatatatataattttcatgTGCTAAATACCCCCAATAGAAATATCCTCCTAATATTGGCTAATAAGTTTACCATgatgacatttttattttgatttttactTGTACTCTTTATTTTATCTGTGCATAATCCTTCTATTAATTCCTTTCTTCCCTTAAACTCAGGACAGTTTTATTTGCTTCACtcgtaaaaataataataaaatagatttATTACATTAACTTAAGGTTTTGATTCTACCAATGACAGAAGAAATGGAAACTCCTCTTCAATTGTATAGAGCTAAAACAACAGACCAGTGTTGAGCAGGTTGGACAGCAATCGTCTAGATGTTAATGCATTAATGAGTGGCTGTAGTCATCAAGGGAATAGGTTTGTGCTTGAGGAGGAACTTGTTCGAGAGCATGCACaagctataaatattggtagatgggagattgctggtggacgtaggtaaaaaaaaatgcagagtgCTTTgtattaactacactgaggccagacatggttctctactctgaaagtaaatggataATTTATTTCATAAAGTTAACTGTTCTATTTGAGGATGCAGTCGATGAAGCAttcaaaaggaagaagctgaagtacacagacttggtggctgaggtgagggaacgtgggtggcaggcacatgtaagactggtggagataggtgttaggggatttttagccaagtctgccacatccctgcttgtgcagttcagcatcagaggcaggaaactaagggcagctgtgaagttATCAGAAatagctgaaaggtctagtcagtggttgtggataaggaaaGTACAAATtatttggggaaatgcactgtagaggtgctattgttgttgttggtggtgtA encodes:
- the LOC136665093 gene encoding immunoglobulin lambda-1 light chain-like, whose protein sequence is MLPALCTLFTALSCVSGVTVVTQRPPVLTATKGEKTTLHCNLGSVTGSAAQWYKQVPGGVPQYVLRHYHGWSAPSYGSGFSSPKFTSTHSSQSDYTLIIDTVEVGDSAVYYCHTWDNSAKEHVPHTVVFGQGTKLFVTDTSAPAPVLTLFPPSSEELKSNKATLVCVVSDMPTGFADVSWLVDSKAVSSGVTTGSAEQQTNKKFRLSSFLTIERSEWEKDKDVTCQVSSASKTASKKLKKSECIV